Genomic segment of Rhodothermus sp.:
TTCGATGCCTTCTGGGGTCGGTGGGTAAGCGATCGGCGTAAGGCCGCTTGGCTGTTGCGGCGCTACTATGAGCGTATCGAACAGGCCAATCTGCAGTTTTCTTCGATTAAAGAAGGGTGGCGGACCGATCGCGGTATGGTCTATGTTGTGCTGGGACCACCTTATTTTGTCGAAGAGCAACTTGAGAGGCAGATCTGGTATTACACCTACAATGAGCGGGATCCACGCTATATGTTTGTGTTTGAGCGCGTGCATCCACCTGGCTCCGTGTTCGTGCGCTATGTACTTCGTCGCCAGCCGCACTACTACGATCTGTGGCAGCGTGCGCTGAGGCGCTGGCGTACCGGTCAGGTGCTTTAGGGGGCAGTGTCGTTGGCCGGTACGTAGAACTGACGAATAGCCCGGATGGCCGTCGGGTCGCCTGAAATACTCCGGGCCGTTTCGACGATGCGGCGTAGTTGTTCCGGGGAGAGCGGTTTGTCGAGGGCACTCACTTCGTAGGCAAACCCATAGCGGCTGAAGTCCCGGTGGCTCGACTGCAGGTTGCTGGCCCCGGCTTCGTAGATGGCGTCGCTGATGGCCTTCTTCGTGCCGCGTGCGTCGCTGTGCACGACGCTGAGGACCCAGTAGGGGGGCTCAGCGTCGACACCGATGACCTGGCCAGGACTAAAGACGGTGTCGCGCACAGTGCCATACCGGTTAAACATGTGAGCGGTGCCGGCCATATAAGCTGCAATGCGTGGTTGGGCTTCTTCGGTGGCCGCCCCAATATGCGGCGTGCAGACGATCTCCGGAATACCGGCGTACGGATTGTGCCAGGGTTCGTTCTTGCTGGTTGGCTCTTCGGGATAAACATCGACGGCGGCTGCCTGCACGTGGCCTTCGCGCACCGCCCGGATCAGGTCTTCCGGCCTGTGGATGAAACCACGCGCCGCGTTGATGAAGATGCGAGGGCTGTTCGGCCCGCGGTCTGCACCAAGCTGGGCAAAATGCGCGTAGGTGATCAGGTTGCGATTGGGACGTCCCCAGTGATCCTCGGCTGAGACGTGTACCGTCACAAAGTCGGCTGCACGGAAGGCCTCGGTGAGGGTCCGGCATGCCTTCCAGCCCAGCGTTACGCCTACCTCGCGGGCTACTTCGCGGTTGTCGTAAAAGTAAACTTCCATGCCGAACTTTTCGGCCATCTGGGCGACCTGCTTCCCGATGTTGCCCAGGCCGATGATGGCAATTGTCTTGCCCTGTAGCTCGTAGCGCTTGCGATT
This window contains:
- a CDS encoding phosphoglycerate dehydrogenase — encoded protein: MAKIDGVRFLNDQFKKALILENPDPSLDDYLRAQGIEPERLPDAVAQQPEAVIKHLKEGQHDLLFKRSRFIVDERVLQASENLAAVMLCCIGDDSVDKEACAREGIMVMNDPISNARSVVELVFGEMICLARRVFQANEAAQRHLWTKDNRKRYELQGKTIAIIGLGNIGKQVAQMAEKFGMEVYFYDNREVAREVGVTLGWKACRTLTEAFRAADFVTVHVSAEDHWGRPNRNLITYAHFAQLGADRGPNSPRIFINAARGFIHRPEDLIRAVREGHVQAAAVDVYPEEPTSKNEPWHNPYAGIPEIVCTPHIGAATEEAQPRIAAYMAGTAHMFNRYGTVRDTVFSPGQVIGVDAEPPYWVLSVVHSDARGTKKAISDAIYEAGASNLQSSHRDFSRYGFAYEVSALDKPLSPEQLRRIVETARSISGDPTAIRAIRQFYVPANDTAP
- a CDS encoding GWxTD domain-containing protein; this translates as FDAFWGRWVSDRRKAAWLLRRYYERIEQANLQFSSIKEGWRTDRGMVYVVLGPPYFVEEQLERQIWYYTYNERDPRYMFVFERVHPPGSVFVRYVLRRQPHYYDLWQRALRRWRTGQVL